The DNA window TATTCCTGGTACTTATTATACTTATTTAAAAGCTAGTGCGGCGTCTATCATTGCAGGTTCTTCTTGGAATCAAGTGCTTCACGATGGAATCTTTGTTGGTGCAATTCCTGCAGCAGCTGGAGGTACCGCTGATTATAATGGAGCTGCATCGGCCTTAGCGCAATCTAAAGCGGCTGTGGGCTTAGAATTGGTTTTATATTCGAAAACAGGTTTAGGTGATGGTCAGCAAGCGAACAATCCTTGGTTGCAAGAATTTCCAGATCCAATCACAAGAGTTTCTTGGGACAATTATGTGACTGTTTCCGCGGCAGATGCGAAGCAATTAGGTTTGTCCAACGAAATTGTTGCGAATGGTGGTTTGAACGGAAGTTATGCTACTATCAAAACTGTGGACGGACTTACTTTAGAAAAGGTGCCAGTTATTGTGCAGCCAGGACAAGCTGTTGGAACAGTAGGTTTGGCTTTTGGTTATGGTAAAAAAGCAGGACTAAAAGAAGAAATGCAAGTAGGTGTAAATGCTTACTCATTATATAAAGGGTTTAATAATGTACAAGCTGTGACATTGACGAAGGCTGACGGAGAACACGAATTTGCTTGTGTTCAAGGTCAAAAAACCTTAATGGGACGTGGTGATATTATCAAAGAAACTACTTTAGAAATATTCAATACCAAAGATGCTGAACATTGGAACGAACAACCAATGGTATCTTTAGACCATAAAGAAGTAAAAGCTACTACTGTAGATTTATGGACTTCATTTGATCGTTCTGTTGGACATCATTTTAATTTGTCTATAGATTTGAATGCCTGTACTGGTTGCGGATCTTGTGTTATTGCTTGCCACGCCGAAAACAACGTTCCTGTAGTTGGAAAATCTGAGGTAAGAAGAAGTCGAGATATGCACTGGTTGCGTATCGATAGATATTATTCATCGGAAGAAACTTTCGCTGGAGACAACGAAAGAAAAGAAAATATAGCCGGTTTATCGAGTTCGCTTTCTACATTCAATGAAATGGAGAATGCTTCTGATAATCCACAAGTAGCTTTCCAACCTGTAATGTGTCAGCACTGTAATCACGCACCTTGTGAGACAGTTTGTCCTGTTGCAGCTACCTCACATAGCCGTCAAGGTCAAAACCATATGGCATACAACAGATGTGTTGGTACTCGTTATTGTGCAAACAACTGTCCGTATAAAGTACGTCGTTTCAACTGGTTCTTATACAGTAAAAATAGCGAATTTGATTTCCATATGAACGATGATTTAGGTCGTATGGTATTGAATCCAGATGTAAGTGTTCGTTCTCGTGGGGTAATGGAAAAATGTTCGATGTGTATTCAGAAAACACAAGCTACTATTTTGGCTGCCAAAAACGAGGGAAGAGCAATTGTGGATGGCGAATTCCAAACCGCTTGTTCAAGTGCTTGTACTACTGGTGCAATGATTTTTGGCGATGTGAATGACAAAGAAAGTAAAGTGGCCAAGTTAGCAGAGGACGAAAGAATGTATCATTTGTTGGAACACGTAGGTACAAAACCAAACGTTTTCTATCACGTAAAAGTTAGAAATACTTAAGATAATTTAAAAATCAATTTAAAGGATTATGTCTCATATATACGACGCACCCATTAGAAAACCTTTAATCATAGGTGATAAAACTTACCACGATGTAACAGTAGATGTTGCTGCACCTGTTGAAGGGAAAGCCAACAAGCAATGGTGGATTGTATTTTCAATCGCATTAACAGCCTTCCTTTGGG is part of the Flavobacterium nackdongense genome and encodes:
- a CDS encoding TAT-variant-translocated molybdopterin oxidoreductase; this encodes MSSNKKYWKSVEELDGNSSIVEALRNNEFVEEIPTDEFLGNDGALSSTATTRRDFLKYVGFTTAAATLAACEGPVHLSIPYVVQPEQIIPGIADYYATTVFDGYDFANLLVKTREGRPIKVDNNTMAGAKFAANARIHASVLSLYDSMRLKEPKIAGKSATWVDVDAKLKSSLAEAKAKGKQVVLLTNTLASPSTEKLIADFLGKNPNAKHVIYDAVSESETLDAFEMVYGERALVDYDFSKASVIVSVGADFLGDWQGGNYDSGYAKGRIPQGPKGNQKISRHFQLESNMTLSGAAADKRLAISTANQKQALVLLYNLVAGASIPVTLDAKVKAEVTKIAQELGKAGSKGVLVSGIQDKNAQLLVLAINQVLKSEAFTTVGTRQIRKGSNQKVAQLISDMNAGSVHTLIMSGVNPVYTLANAKEFADGLKKVSLSASFSLKEDETASVTTIAAAAPHYLESWGDVVITKGTYSLTQPTIRPLFNTKQFQDVLLSLNGIPGTYYTYLKASAASIIAGSSWNQVLHDGIFVGAIPAAAGGTADYNGAASALAQSKAAVGLELVLYSKTGLGDGQQANNPWLQEFPDPITRVSWDNYVTVSAADAKQLGLSNEIVANGGLNGSYATIKTVDGLTLEKVPVIVQPGQAVGTVGLAFGYGKKAGLKEEMQVGVNAYSLYKGFNNVQAVTLTKADGEHEFACVQGQKTLMGRGDIIKETTLEIFNTKDAEHWNEQPMVSLDHKEVKATTVDLWTSFDRSVGHHFNLSIDLNACTGCGSCVIACHAENNVPVVGKSEVRRSRDMHWLRIDRYYSSEETFAGDNERKENIAGLSSSLSTFNEMENASDNPQVAFQPVMCQHCNHAPCETVCPVAATSHSRQGQNHMAYNRCVGTRYCANNCPYKVRRFNWFLYSKNSEFDFHMNDDLGRMVLNPDVSVRSRGVMEKCSMCIQKTQATILAAKNEGRAIVDGEFQTACSSACTTGAMIFGDVNDKESKVAKLAEDERMYHLLEHVGTKPNVFYHVKVRNT